Proteins from one Anaerolineae bacterium genomic window:
- a CDS encoding aldolase has product MGLGKAIRLRRLFAHPSGRLCSVAVDHYINYHEGMHPGLARMARTLTAIAAGRPDAVTMHKGMAEALWERCGSGIPLILQTIIARPDDTACESVLDVEEAVRLGADAVAAAAFIRGATEGARLRALAELVREAGRFDMPVVAHVYPRVAGHQGVEGFTGGVSISTAPEDVAWAVRCAVEVGADVVKVPYCGDRQSFRQIVETCPRPVVIAGGPQQGSLAGALQMTREAMQAGARGTTVGRNIWGQARVTATLRAFLAVVHDGATPEQAIARAGLGGNSDATQQLDPSGTGEER; this is encoded by the coding sequence ATGGGACTGGGCAAGGCCATTCGCCTCCGGCGGCTGTTCGCGCATCCTTCGGGCAGACTGTGCTCGGTGGCGGTGGACCACTACATCAACTACCACGAGGGCATGCACCCGGGCCTTGCACGTATGGCGCGGACCCTGACGGCGATAGCCGCCGGAAGGCCGGACGCGGTGACCATGCACAAGGGAATGGCTGAGGCCCTGTGGGAACGCTGTGGCAGCGGCATACCGCTCATCCTGCAGACCATCATAGCCAGGCCCGACGACACGGCCTGCGAGTCGGTGCTGGACGTAGAGGAGGCCGTAAGGCTGGGAGCCGATGCTGTGGCGGCGGCCGCGTTCATCCGGGGAGCAACAGAGGGTGCCCGTCTACGGGCCTTGGCGGAGCTGGTGCGGGAGGCGGGCCGGTTCGACATGCCGGTGGTGGCACACGTGTACCCCAGAGTAGCGGGGCATCAAGGGGTGGAGGGGTTCACCGGCGGGGTGTCCATCAGCACTGCCCCGGAGGACGTCGCCTGGGCGGTTCGCTGTGCGGTGGAGGTGGGCGCGGACGTGGTGAAGGTGCCCTACTGCGGCGACCGCCAGAGCTTCCGTCAGATAGTGGAGACGTGTCCGCGGCCGGTGGTGATCGCCGGTGGGCCTCAGCAGGGCAGCTTGGCCGGTGCCCTGCAGATGACTCGGGAAGCCATGCAAGCCGGGGCCAGGGGAACGACGGTGGGGCGCAACATCTGGGGCCAAGCGAGGGTGACGGCAACGCTGCGGGCGTTCCTGGCGGTGGTGCATGACGGAGCCACGCCGGAGCAGGCGATAGCAAGAGCGGGGCTGGGCGGAAACAGCGACGCTACTCAGCAGCTGGATCCCAGCGGGACGGGGGAAGAACGATGA